From one Coregonus clupeaformis isolate EN_2021a unplaced genomic scaffold, ASM2061545v1 scaf0060, whole genome shotgun sequence genomic stretch:
- the LOC121555337 gene encoding uncharacterized protein LOC121555337: MQLKSHHQEHHMTGGPERTCKTPPPSIYLTGSGRSLNPIYLTGSGHSLNPIYLTGSGHSLNPIYLTGSGRSLNPIYLTGSGHSLNPIYLTGSGHSLNPIYLTGSGCSLNPIYLTGSGHSLNPIYLTGSGHSLNPIYLTGSGRSLNPIYLTGSGHSLNPIYLTGSGRSLNPIYLTGSGHSLNPIYLTGSGRSLNPIYLTGSGRSLNPIYLTGSGRSLNPIYLTGSGRSLNPIYLTGSGHSLNPIYLTGSGHSLNPIYLTGSGRSLNPIYLTGSGRSLNPIYLTGSGHSLNPIYLTGSGRSLNPIYLTGSGCSLSPTSRNCMWSTPPLKTLTIPVDTTTNPSL; this comes from the exons ATGCAGCTTAAGTCCCATCACCAGGAACATCACATGACAGGTGGTCCTGAGAGAACATGTAAGACACCTCCACCATCCATCTATCTAACAGGTAGTGGACGCAGCTTAAATCCCATCTATCTAACAGGTAGTGGACACAGCTTAAATCCCATCTATCTAACAGGTAGTGGACACAGCTTAAATCCCATCTATCTAACAGGTAGTGGACGCAGCTTAAATCCCATCTATCTAACAGGTAGTGGACACAGCTTAAATCCCATCTATCTAACAGGTAGTGGACACAGCTTAAATCCCATCTATCTAACAGGTAGTGGATGCAGCTTAAATCCCATCTATCTAACAGGTAGTGGACACAGCTTAAATCCCATCTATCTAACAGGTAGTGGACACAGCTTAAATCCCATCTATCTAACAGGTAGTGGACGCAGCTTAAATCCCATCTATCTAACAGGTAGTGGACACAGCTTAAATCCCATCTATCTAACAGGTAGTGGACGCAGCTTAAATCCCATCTATCTAACAGGTAGTGGACACAGCTTAAATCCCATCTATCTAACAGGTAGTGGACGCAGCTTAAATCCCATCTATCTAACAGGTAGTGGACGCAGCTTAAATCCCATCTATCTAACAG GTAGTGGACGCAGCTTAAATCCCATCTATCTAACAGGTAGTGGACGCAGCTTAAATCCCATCTATCTAACAGGTAGTGGACACAGCTTAAATCCCATCTATCTAACAGGTAGTGGACACAGCTTAAATCCCATCTATCTAACAG GTAGTGGACGCAGCTTAAATCCCATCTATCTAACAGGTAGTGGACGCAGCTTAAATCCCATCTATCTAACAGGTAGTGGACACAGCTTAAATCCCATCTATCTAACAGGTAGTGGACGCAGCTTAAATCCCATCTATCTAACAGGTAGTGGATGCAGCTTAAGTCCCACATCAAGGAACTGCATGTGGTCAACACCACCACTAAAGACCCTGACCATCCCTGTAGACACCACTACTAACCCATCCCTGTAA